The following proteins are encoded in a genomic region of Melopsittacus undulatus isolate bMelUnd1 chromosome 8, bMelUnd1.mat.Z, whole genome shotgun sequence:
- the NDUFB3 gene encoding NADH dehydrogenase [ubiquinone] 1 beta subcomplex subunit 3, with protein sequence MGHGNEHGHGHGHSHSKIELPDYRQWKIEGTPLEKVQEQLAKRGLRDPWARNEAWRYMGGFAKPVTLTEVFTKGLKWGFAAFVIALGIEYTLFPPKKNGGHH encoded by the exons ATGGGGCATGGAAATGAACATGGCCATGGCCATGGCCACAGCCACAGCAAAATTGAACTCCCTGACTACAGGCAATGGAAGATAGAGGGTACTCCACTAGAGAAGGTCCAGGAACAGCTAGCTAAGCGGGGCCTTAGGGATCCATGGGCTCG taatGAAGCCTGGAGGTACATGGGTGGCTTTGCAAAACCTGTCACCTTAACAGAAGTCTTTACTAAGGGACTTAAGTGGGGATTTGCAGCCTTCGTCATCGCTCTTGGTATTGAATATActctttttcctccaaagaaGAATGGGGGCCATCACTGA